One stretch of Streptomyces sp. A2-16 DNA includes these proteins:
- a CDS encoding VanZ family protein — translation MLSRSRAASDAGTTKPEPAAKPARPRRNPLSLVVRFVAMVFAFVFMVAFAVVLARLTLEPSPASVDLTHTNLHPGASLKAYLDQPEMRDAVKQIGGNILLGVPFGILVPIIAPKTRGLLRILLLTAIVMLLVEFAQGALVEGRAFDIDDVILNTSGALIGYLLLGRRLSRAVHKKPAAKPAVKPAKKPAKKA, via the coding sequence GTGCTCTCACGTTCGCGAGCGGCCTCGGACGCCGGCACCACCAAGCCCGAGCCCGCGGCGAAACCCGCCCGCCCCCGGCGCAATCCGCTCTCTCTCGTCGTCCGCTTCGTGGCGATGGTGTTCGCGTTCGTGTTCATGGTGGCGTTCGCCGTCGTCCTGGCGCGGCTGACCCTGGAGCCCTCGCCCGCCTCGGTGGACCTGACCCACACCAACCTGCATCCCGGCGCCTCCCTCAAGGCCTATCTGGACCAGCCGGAGATGCGGGACGCGGTCAAGCAGATCGGCGGGAACATCCTGCTGGGCGTGCCGTTCGGCATCCTGGTCCCGATCATCGCCCCGAAGACCCGGGGACTGCTGCGGATCCTGCTGCTGACGGCCATCGTGATGCTGCTGGTCGAGTTCGCGCAGGGGGCGCTGGTGGAGGGGCGGGCCTTCGACATCGACGACGTCATCCTGAACACGTCCGGCGCCCTGATCGGCTATCTGCTGCTCGGGCGGCGGCTGAGCCGGGCGGTGCACAAGAAGCCGGCGGCCAAGCCGGCGGTGAAGCCTGCGAAGAAGCCGGCGAAGAAGGCGTAG
- the otr(A) gene encoding tetracycline resistance ribosomal protection protein Otr(A): protein MHILNIGILAHVDAGKTSLTERLLFDHGAIDRLGSVDSGDTRTDDGTIERQRGITVRSAVASFTVGDTRINLIDTPGHSDFIAEVERALEVLDGAVLLLSAVEGVQAQTRVLMRTLRRLRLPTLIFVNKVDRAGARDEALLADIRRRLTPYVAPLTRVTGIGTSDARVTVRARDDRRLAETLAEVDPDVLTAVVDGPEPTPDDLRRALAARTADGSFHPLFFGSALGGQGVPDLVEGMVRLLPRPAATPTGDPRGTVFAVRPGPGGERTAFVRLYAGEVRERGRLTFLRREADGATSRVSGRVTHLAGPLTAGNIAALTFSSGLRVGDRLGELTAGAPQFAPPTLETLVTARHPGQAALLRSALLTLTDQDPLLHARPTTGGATALLLYGEVQMEVLAATLAQDFGVEADFEPARVRYLERPRGAGEADEENPWHLGTRYWATIGLRVEPGERGSGGVFAYETELGALPRAFHQAIEETVRAGMGSGLTGAAVTDYRVTLVRSGFVGPLSTAADFRGLTPIVLRRALERAGTRLFEPCHAFEAEVPLDTLAPVTARLASLGAEFTGTSGGDTAWVITGELAARRVREIELRLPGLTHGEGVWWSRPSGDRELAQGRSS from the coding sequence ATGCACATCCTGAACATCGGAATTCTGGCCCACGTCGACGCCGGTAAGACCAGCCTCACCGAGCGACTGCTCTTCGACCACGGCGCGATCGACCGGCTCGGCAGCGTCGACTCGGGCGACACCCGAACGGACGACGGCACGATCGAGCGGCAGCGCGGCATCACGGTCCGCTCCGCGGTCGCCTCCTTCACCGTCGGCGACACCCGGATCAACCTCATCGACACCCCCGGGCACTCGGACTTCATCGCCGAGGTCGAGCGCGCCCTGGAGGTCCTCGACGGCGCGGTCCTGCTGCTGTCCGCCGTGGAGGGCGTCCAGGCGCAGACCCGTGTGCTGATGCGGACCCTGCGCCGACTGCGGCTGCCCACCCTGATCTTCGTCAACAAGGTCGACCGGGCGGGCGCCCGCGACGAGGCGCTGCTCGCCGACATCCGGCGCAGGCTCACTCCGTACGTGGCGCCGCTCACGCGGGTGACGGGCATCGGCACGTCCGACGCGCGTGTGACGGTCCGCGCGCGGGACGACCGGCGACTGGCGGAGACCCTCGCCGAGGTGGACCCGGACGTCCTCACGGCGGTCGTCGACGGCCCCGAGCCCACCCCGGACGACCTTCGCAGGGCCCTTGCCGCCCGGACCGCGGACGGCTCCTTCCACCCGCTGTTCTTCGGCTCCGCGCTCGGCGGCCAGGGTGTCCCCGACCTGGTGGAGGGCATGGTCCGGCTGCTCCCCCGCCCCGCGGCGACACCCACGGGTGATCCGCGCGGGACGGTGTTCGCGGTACGGCCCGGACCCGGCGGCGAGCGCACCGCGTTCGTGCGGCTGTACGCCGGTGAGGTGCGGGAGCGCGGGCGGCTCACGTTCCTCAGGCGCGAGGCCGACGGCGCGACCAGTCGGGTGTCCGGGCGGGTCACCCACCTCGCCGGTCCTCTGACGGCGGGGAACATCGCCGCGCTGACGTTCTCCTCCGGCCTGCGCGTCGGCGACCGGCTCGGCGAGCTCACCGCCGGCGCACCGCAGTTCGCTCCGCCGACCCTGGAGACCCTGGTCACCGCCCGGCACCCCGGCCAGGCTGCCCTGCTGCGCTCGGCGCTGCTGACCCTGACCGACCAGGACCCGTTGCTGCACGCCCGCCCCACCACCGGGGGCGCCACCGCGCTGCTCCTCTACGGCGAGGTCCAGATGGAGGTGCTCGCCGCGACCCTCGCCCAGGACTTCGGTGTCGAGGCGGACTTCGAGCCGGCCCGCGTCCGGTATCTGGAGCGTCCGCGCGGTGCGGGGGAGGCGGACGAGGAGAACCCCTGGCACCTCGGGACCCGCTACTGGGCGACGATCGGGCTGCGGGTCGAGCCGGGCGAGCGCGGCTCGGGCGGGGTGTTCGCGTACGAGACGGAACTCGGCGCGCTCCCCCGGGCCTTCCACCAGGCGATCGAGGAGACGGTCCGTGCGGGCATGGGGTCCGGACTGACCGGCGCGGCCGTGACGGACTACCGGGTCACCCTCGTCCGCTCCGGTTTCGTCGGGCCACTCAGTACCGCCGCCGACTTCCGCGGCCTCACGCCGATCGTGCTGCGCCGGGCGCTGGAGCGGGCCGGGACCCGGCTGTTCGAGCCCTGCCACGCCTTCGAGGCGGAGGTGCCGCTGGACACGCTGGCTCCGGTGACGGCGCGACTCGCCTCGCTGGGGGCCGAGTTCACGGGCACGTCGGGCGGGGACACGGCGTGGGTGATCACCGGGGAGCTCGCGGCCCGGCGGGTGCGGGAGATCGAACTGCGACTGCCCGGGCTCACGCACGGGGAAGGAGTGTGGTGGTCCAGGCCATCGGGCGACCGGGAACTCGCCCAGGGCCGGTCCTCCTGA
- a CDS encoding cytochrome P450, with the protein MSTESTSRPLRPMHRIPLPESGPPRLTALATGTPVWLVTRYADVRQVLMDPRFNRKSLRDEGAPPLLLVPNLLDSPDGLVNQDGPPHQLLRGTVQRAFTPRAIARWRPWTASVVESLLDDLARQPQPADIVEGFTRRLPVSVISRLMGLEHADWERIRDWADHALSGGAHTAEEVGAAMREFGLFCAGLIAERRKEPGDDLVSALVVAGDGLGIEEPRLVVLVLGLVVAGHETTMTALGNIVVHLLTDGRQAWPRLAESQEAAETAVEQLLRTIPLSEGRVLPGLIRRAVEEVEVGGVTIPAGAVVAVQTNAANRDPGVFPQPAETDLFAPLTTPSVVFGAGPHHCLGAWLARLELGLALHRLAVRFPRLRAEFTTETIEWREGQMTRGPRRLPVSW; encoded by the coding sequence ATGAGCACAGAGAGTACGTCCCGGCCCCTTCGCCCCATGCACCGCATCCCCCTGCCCGAGTCCGGCCCGCCCCGGCTCACCGCCCTGGCCACCGGCACCCCGGTGTGGCTCGTCACCCGCTACGCCGATGTGCGCCAGGTGCTCATGGATCCCCGCTTCAACAGGAAGTCGCTCAGGGACGAGGGCGCCCCGCCGCTGCTCCTCGTACCGAATCTGCTGGACTCCCCGGACGGCCTCGTCAATCAGGACGGGCCGCCCCACCAGCTGCTGCGGGGCACGGTCCAGCGGGCCTTCACCCCGCGCGCGATCGCCCGCTGGCGGCCCTGGACCGCCTCCGTGGTGGAGTCCCTCCTCGACGACCTGGCCCGGCAGCCGCAGCCCGCCGACATCGTCGAGGGGTTCACCCGGCGGCTGCCGGTGTCGGTGATCTCCCGGCTGATGGGCCTGGAGCACGCCGACTGGGAGCGCATCCGCGACTGGGCCGACCACGCTCTGTCCGGCGGAGCGCACACCGCCGAGGAGGTCGGCGCGGCCATGCGGGAGTTCGGCCTGTTCTGCGCGGGACTGATCGCCGAGCGGCGCAAGGAGCCGGGAGACGACCTGGTCAGCGCCCTCGTCGTCGCTGGCGACGGTCTCGGGATCGAGGAGCCGCGCCTGGTCGTCCTGGTCCTGGGTCTGGTCGTCGCCGGACACGAGACCACGATGACCGCCCTCGGCAACATCGTGGTCCACCTCCTCACCGACGGGCGGCAGGCCTGGCCGCGCCTCGCCGAGAGCCAGGAGGCGGCCGAGACTGCCGTCGAACAGCTCCTGCGGACGATCCCGCTGAGCGAGGGCAGGGTGCTGCCCGGTCTGATCCGCCGGGCCGTCGAGGAGGTCGAGGTCGGCGGGGTGACGATCCCGGCGGGGGCGGTGGTCGCGGTGCAGACCAACGCGGCGAACCGGGATCCCGGGGTCTTTCCGCAGCCCGCCGAGACCGACCTGTTCGCCCCGCTCACCACACCGAGTGTCGTCTTCGGCGCCGGTCCCCACCACTGCCTCGGCGCCTGGCTGGCCCGCCTGGAGCTGGGGCTCGCCCTGCACCGCCTTGCGGTCCGGTTCCCCCGGCTGCGGGCGGAGTTCACCACCGAGACGATCGAGTGGCGCGAGGGGCAGATGACCCGGGGCCCGCGACGGCTGCCGGTGTCGTGGTGA
- a CDS encoding DUF4230 domain-containing protein, which yields MTTPIRRVSRRMPGWAKILTAVVVVLVVFFAGIRLSVLPGLKDLFGTETHDRSGPALLESIQDISRYDAASGNFQVVVDLEKDTKFLPDAIRGSRTLYVGAGAVDAYVDLGKVAKNDVTVNEDRTAATLHLPHARLGKATLDADRSYAVSKQRGLLDRLGDFFSDNPNSEQAVQKLAVKHITEAAKESELTKRAETNTTTMLKGLLGSLGFKKVEVTYGS from the coding sequence ATGACGACTCCCATCAGGCGCGTGTCCAGGCGCATGCCCGGCTGGGCGAAGATACTGACCGCCGTCGTGGTGGTGCTCGTGGTGTTCTTCGCCGGGATCCGGCTCAGTGTGCTCCCTGGCCTCAAGGACCTGTTCGGCACCGAGACCCACGACCGTTCGGGTCCCGCACTTCTGGAGTCCATCCAGGACATCAGCCGTTACGACGCCGCCTCCGGCAATTTCCAGGTCGTCGTGGACCTGGAGAAGGACACCAAGTTCCTGCCCGACGCGATCCGCGGCTCGCGCACCCTGTACGTCGGGGCGGGCGCGGTGGACGCCTATGTCGACCTCGGCAAGGTCGCCAAGAACGACGTGACGGTCAACGAGGACCGCACGGCAGCCACGCTCCACCTCCCGCACGCCCGGCTCGGCAAGGCCACACTGGACGCCGACCGCTCCTACGCGGTCTCCAAGCAGCGCGGTCTGCTCGACCGGCTCGGCGACTTCTTCTCCGACAACCCCAACAGCGAACAGGCCGTGCAGAAGCTCGCGGTGAAGCACATCACCGAGGCGGCGAAGGAGAGCGAGCTGACCAAGCGGGCCGAGACCAACACCACCACCATGCTCAAGGGTCTGCTGGGCTCGCTCGGCTTCAAGAAGGTCGAGGTCACCTACGGCAGTTGA
- a CDS encoding anti-sigma factor antagonist (This anti-anti-sigma factor, or anti-sigma factor antagonist, belongs to a family that includes characterized members SpoIIAA, RsbV, RsfA, and RsfB.): MQQEPAPLSRHLRVHEDRGHTVLEFRGEIDIAAAMEVLPWLDRVTAQPGARLVIDLSGVEFFDCSGLRLLYRARARVLDHHGSLLLVCTHPLTLRIIRATGLSRLLPPLPSLEAALGRPEATSETL; encoded by the coding sequence GTGCAGCAGGAGCCCGCACCGCTGTCCCGGCATCTGCGCGTCCACGAGGACCGCGGTCACACGGTGCTGGAGTTCCGCGGCGAGATCGACATCGCCGCGGCCATGGAGGTCCTCCCCTGGCTGGACCGGGTCACGGCGCAACCCGGAGCGCGGCTGGTCATCGACCTCAGCGGCGTGGAGTTCTTCGACTGTTCCGGGCTGCGACTGCTGTACCGGGCCCGCGCGCGCGTCCTCGACCACCACGGCAGCCTGCTCCTGGTCTGCACGCATCCGCTCACCCTGCGGATCATCCGGGCGACCGGCCTGTCCCGGCTGCTGCCCCCGCTGCCGTCGCTGGAGGCGGCCCTGGGCCGGCCCGAGGCCACGTCCGAGACGTTATGA
- a CDS encoding ribose-phosphate diphosphokinase — protein sequence MRDIAVFSGSAHPELAAEVCAHLGVPLSPTRVSRFANDCLEVQLQANCRERDVFLIQPLVRPVQEHLVELLLMCDAARGASARRITVVMPHYSYARSDKKDAPRISLGGRLVADLMVSAGASRVLAMTLHSPQVHGFFSVPVDHLHALRELAAHFQQYDLTRTTVVSPDLGNAKEAAAFARLIGAQVAAGAKQRFADDRVSISDVIGEVADRDVIVLDDEIAKGSTVLELLDRLRESGPRSIRVACTHGLFADGALKRIGEQPDVLEIVCTNTVPVPDEERTDKLRILSIAPALAEAVRRIHNGESVSALFDAPRSE from the coding sequence GTGCGAGACATCGCCGTGTTCAGCGGTAGTGCCCACCCCGAGCTGGCGGCGGAGGTCTGCGCGCATCTCGGTGTGCCGCTCAGTCCCACCCGGGTCAGCCGGTTCGCCAACGACTGTCTCGAGGTCCAGCTCCAGGCCAACTGCCGGGAGCGGGACGTCTTCCTCATCCAGCCGCTGGTCAGGCCGGTCCAGGAGCACCTGGTGGAGCTGCTGCTGATGTGCGACGCGGCCCGTGGTGCCTCGGCGCGCCGGATCACGGTCGTCATGCCGCACTACTCCTACGCGCGTTCCGACAAGAAGGACGCGCCCCGGATCTCCCTCGGTGGCCGCCTCGTCGCCGATCTGATGGTGTCGGCCGGAGCGAGCCGCGTCCTGGCCATGACCCTGCACTCGCCGCAGGTCCACGGCTTCTTCTCGGTGCCCGTCGACCATCTGCACGCGCTGCGTGAACTGGCCGCGCACTTCCAGCAGTACGACCTGACCCGTACCACCGTCGTCTCCCCGGACCTCGGCAACGCCAAGGAGGCCGCCGCCTTCGCCCGTCTGATCGGCGCCCAGGTGGCCGCGGGCGCCAAGCAGCGGTTCGCCGACGACCGGGTCAGTATCAGCGACGTCATCGGGGAGGTCGCCGACCGGGACGTGATCGTGCTGGACGACGAGATCGCCAAGGGCAGCACGGTCCTGGAACTCCTCGACAGGCTGCGGGAGTCGGGGCCGCGCTCGATCCGGGTCGCGTGCACGCACGGGCTGTTCGCCGACGGCGCTCTCAAGAGGATCGGCGAGCAGCCGGACGTCCTGGAGATCGTGTGCACCAACACCGTGCCGGTCCCCGACGAGGAGCGCACCGACAAGCTGCGGATCCTGTCCATCGCTCCCGCGCTCGCCGAGGCCGTACGGCGCATTCACAACGGGGAGTCCGTCAGCGCCCTGTTCGACGCCCCGCGGAGCGAATAG
- a CDS encoding glycoside hydrolase family 16 protein: MAASRLLRRCLLAALSAVLISSGAAQADPPTASPAAAAAVTFSDTFDGPAGAAVDSSKWQIETGDNVNNHERQYYTSGNRNAALDGQGHLVITARRENPANYQCWYGTCQYTSARLNTSGKFTAQYGHVEARMKIPRGQGMWPAFWMLGTPVNWPDSGEIDIMENVGFEPSTVHGTIHGPGYSGSGGIGAGYSLPNGQAFADAFHTFAVDWAPDSITWSVDGNVYQRRTPADLGGRTWVFNKPYFLILNLAVGGYWPGDPDGSTSFPQQLVVDHVSVTTGDTATGTAIRGLAGKCVDVAGANPANGTAVQLYDCNGTAAQQWTVGADGTIRALGKCLDVTGGATADGTPVQLYDCNGSGAQRWTVTGARDIVNPQANKCLDVTGNNSANGTRLQLWTCTGAANQKWTVG; this comes from the coding sequence GTGGCCGCCTCACGCCTGCTGCGCAGATGTCTCCTCGCCGCACTGTCCGCCGTCCTGATCTCATCCGGTGCCGCCCAGGCGGACCCGCCCACCGCCTCCCCCGCTGCCGCCGCCGCGGTGACGTTCTCCGACACCTTCGACGGGCCCGCCGGAGCCGCCGTCGACTCCTCGAAGTGGCAGATCGAGACCGGGGACAACGTCAACAACCACGAGCGGCAGTACTACACGTCGGGCAACAGGAACGCGGCCCTCGACGGCCAGGGCCACCTCGTGATCACGGCCCGGCGCGAGAACCCCGCGAACTACCAGTGCTGGTACGGCACCTGCCAGTACACCTCCGCCCGGCTGAACACCTCCGGGAAGTTCACCGCGCAGTACGGGCACGTCGAGGCGCGGATGAAGATCCCGCGCGGGCAGGGCATGTGGCCCGCGTTCTGGATGCTGGGGACCCCGGTCAACTGGCCGGACTCGGGCGAGATCGACATCATGGAGAACGTCGGCTTCGAACCCTCGACCGTGCACGGCACGATCCACGGCCCCGGCTACTCCGGCTCGGGCGGCATCGGCGCCGGCTACTCCCTGCCGAACGGGCAGGCCTTCGCCGACGCCTTCCACACCTTCGCCGTCGACTGGGCGCCCGACTCGATCACCTGGTCCGTGGACGGGAACGTCTACCAGCGGCGCACCCCCGCCGACCTGGGCGGCCGCACCTGGGTGTTCAACAAGCCGTACTTCCTGATCCTGAACCTCGCGGTCGGCGGCTACTGGCCCGGCGACCCCGACGGCTCGACGTCCTTCCCGCAGCAGCTCGTGGTGGACCACGTGTCGGTGACCACCGGCGACACGGCCACCGGGACGGCGATCCGGGGCCTGGCGGGCAAGTGCGTGGACGTGGCCGGGGCGAACCCCGCGAACGGGACGGCCGTACAGCTCTACGACTGCAACGGCACCGCCGCCCAGCAGTGGACCGTGGGCGCTGACGGCACCATTCGCGCGCTCGGCAAGTGCCTCGACGTGACGGGTGGCGCCACCGCGGACGGCACGCCGGTGCAGCTCTACGACTGCAACGGCTCCGGGGCCCAGCGGTGGACCGTCACGGGTGCGCGGGACATCGTCAACCCGCAGGCGAACAAGTGCCTGGACGTGACGGGCAACAACTCGGCCAACGGCACCCGGCTCCAGCTGTGGACCTGCACAGGCGCCGCCAACCAGAAATGGACGGTCGGCTGA